The proteins below come from a single Halomonas binhaiensis genomic window:
- a CDS encoding carbonic anhydrase yields MSHFKKLAIVAALSVAFGTAALASEVKWSYEGDTGPEHWASLHENFASCAGDQQSPIDIQPSSVVDAELLPLEINWNESVDLSVANTGHGIQDNGADLGSATINGKQYTLKQFHFHHPSEHTINGKHFPAEAHFVHQASDGSLAVIAVLLEGGGENMVFNDSLSSATGTIGEAHLGKESPRDLLPEDLSFYTYRGSLTTPPCSEIVDWAIIKTPMKVSDKNIEAFAKLYSNDARPTQDLGRRYVLQ; encoded by the coding sequence ATGTCGCATTTCAAGAAGTTGGCAATTGTCGCTGCACTTTCTGTGGCATTTGGTACTGCTGCGCTGGCCAGTGAAGTCAAGTGGAGTTATGAAGGAGATACCGGGCCGGAACACTGGGCGAGCCTGCATGAAAATTTCGCATCCTGTGCCGGTGACCAGCAGTCACCGATTGATATCCAGCCGTCTTCAGTCGTAGATGCAGAACTGCTTCCGCTTGAGATCAACTGGAACGAAAGCGTGGACCTTTCTGTCGCCAACACTGGTCACGGAATTCAGGATAATGGCGCTGACCTTGGCAGTGCGACGATCAATGGCAAGCAATATACCCTCAAGCAATTTCATTTCCATCATCCGTCCGAGCACACGATCAACGGCAAGCACTTTCCAGCCGAGGCCCACTTTGTACATCAGGCCAGTGATGGTTCTCTTGCGGTCATAGCCGTTCTTCTGGAGGGCGGTGGTGAAAACATGGTGTTCAACGACAGCCTGAGTAGCGCCACCGGTACTATAGGAGAAGCACATCTGGGTAAGGAGAGTCCTCGCGACCTGTTGCCGGAGGATCTCTCCTTCTACACCTACCGCGGCTCGCTGACTACGCCACCATGTTCAGAAATTGTCGATTGGGCCATCATCAAGACTCCAATGAAGGTCTCTGATAAGAACATCGAAGCGTTCGCCAAACTCTACAGCAACGATGCGCGTCCGACACAAGATCTAGGTCGGCGCTACGTACTGCAGTAA
- a CDS encoding DUF2059 domain-containing protein, which yields MKKIIAITALVASTGVMAQDREEIMEQLVEATGLKEMFEQQADAQRQSFESIGRSVIEKIKSENPDNEYMKRYEEETQRFMSSLDNIFESQELVDAWSMFYGKNMSVEDLDKVLEYYQSPIGKKDVEATKKAMPEFTRYMTEKSVERFEEEMTIYTNNLQNISGETRNNK from the coding sequence ATGAAAAAAATTATCGCGATTACTGCTTTGGTTGCTTCAACAGGTGTAATGGCTCAAGATCGTGAAGAAATCATGGAGCAGCTTGTTGAAGCTACTGGATTAAAAGAAATGTTTGAACAGCAGGCTGATGCCCAGCGTCAATCTTTTGAAAGTATTGGGCGCAGTGTTATAGAAAAAATAAAGAGTGAAAATCCTGATAATGAATATATGAAGCGTTATGAAGAGGAAACCCAAAGGTTCATGTCGAGTCTTGATAACATTTTTGAAAGTCAAGAGTTAGTGGATGCTTGGAGTATGTTTTATGGAAAAAATATGTCTGTTGAAGATCTAGATAAAGTATTGGAATACTATCAGTCTCCTATCGGTAAGAAAGATGTAGAAGCTACCAAGAAAGCTATGCCGGAATTTACAAGATATATGACAGAGAAGTCAGTAGAACGATTTGAAGAAGAAATGACGATATATACCAACAATCTCCAGAATATCTCGGGAGAAACGAGAAATAACAAATAA
- a CDS encoding DUF6990 domain-containing protein, which yields MNIVEITNILKLLGWSISRDEVGDRLASYGLPDRTADIIYGMKRLTNDQQLWVMRSTSTDAFSNACAVVDSSRRETTPLLTSWKGLRIQAPEILDEHVRQGSEEAIAWAQEQDLDRALQEHAAMPTNVPGAKPIWHLAALALLGNVEKLKSYQSSFEAGDRLGFVPYITKDYIDRAVSLGEEYASGV from the coding sequence ATGAATATTGTTGAAATTACAAACATTTTGAAATTGCTAGGATGGTCTATATCGAGAGATGAGGTGGGAGACAGGCTGGCATCCTATGGATTACCAGATCGAACTGCAGACATCATTTACGGGATGAAAAGATTGACGAACGATCAGCAGCTATGGGTAATGCGTTCAACGTCAACGGATGCTTTCTCTAATGCTTGTGCAGTGGTTGATTCCAGCCGCAGAGAAACTACTCCACTTCTTACGTCGTGGAAGGGCTTGCGCATTCAAGCCCCAGAAATCCTTGACGAACACGTCCGGCAGGGATCGGAGGAGGCGATTGCTTGGGCGCAGGAACAAGATTTGGACAGGGCATTGCAAGAGCATGCTGCTATGCCAACTAATGTGCCTGGTGCCAAGCCTATTTGGCACCTTGCTGCTTTGGCGCTGCTTGGTAATGTAGAAAAGCTGAAATCCTATCAGTCCAGTTTCGAAGCGGGAGATCGGCTTGGATTCGTGCCTTACATCACCAAGGACTACATTGACCGAGCTGTGTCTCTTGGCGAAGAGTATGCTTCAGGTGTTTGA
- a CDS encoding integrase core domain-containing protein gives MSEFRCWYNHARPHQHLGGCTPAEVWEDRGKSTHAPQWISIWNGKINGWWFPP, from the coding sequence ATGAGTGAATTTCGCTGCTGGTATAACCATGCCAGACCGCATCAGCACCTTGGCGGCTGTACCCCAGCAGAAGTGTGGGAAGACAGAGGAAAATCCACCCATGCACCGCAGTGGATCAGTATCTGGAATGGCAAGATCAACGGCTGGTGGTTTCCGCCATAG
- a CDS encoding CPCC family cysteine-rich protein, giving the protein MSELFECPCCRSFTISELGEYEICSVCNWEDDPVQSANPDYAGGANQQSLNQARQEWLEKKVVSRLH; this is encoded by the coding sequence ATGAGCGAACTTTTTGAGTGTCCGTGCTGCAGATCATTCACTATTTCAGAACTGGGTGAGTATGAAATATGCTCGGTCTGCAATTGGGAAGATGACCCCGTTCAGTCAGCTAATCCTGATTATGCTGGTGGCGCGAATCAACAGAGCTTGAATCAAGCTCGCCAAGAGTGGTTAGAGAAAAAGGTGGTGTCCCGTCTGCACTGA
- a CDS encoding DUF4926 domain-containing protein, whose product MKLSIYSRVRYVGSMNAKEQINLGDIGYIIEDYGDGNYEVEFSEPCGTTRALAVIAGDELELAEK is encoded by the coding sequence GTGAAACTTTCAATCTACAGCCGTGTTCGTTATGTCGGTTCGATGAACGCCAAAGAACAGATCAACCTGGGCGACATTGGATACATCATTGAAGACTACGGCGATGGGAATTACGAGGTAGAGTTTTCGGAACCCTGCGGGACAACTAGGGCCTTGGCGGTAATTGCTGGAGATGAGCTAGAGTTGGCCGAAAAATAG